A window from Salvia miltiorrhiza cultivar Shanhuang (shh) chromosome 2, IMPLAD_Smil_shh, whole genome shotgun sequence encodes these proteins:
- the LOC131009545 gene encoding (S)-ureidoglycine aminohydrolase isoform X1, with product MQSFSAFSAQFLFLALIFQTGFVRISFCQEGFCSAPSILEEQPLYWKATNPTLSPSHLKDLPGFTRSVYKSDHALITPESHVFGPLPEWSDTLGAYLITPSMGSHFVMYLAKMQENSKSGLPPKDVERFVFVLHGVVTLIDASSAKHKLEVDSYAYLPPNSRHSLDSSASATLVVLERRYDYLEKHATEQIIGSTSEQPLLETPGEVFELRKLLPTSLPYDFNIHIMDFQPGEFLNVKEVHYNQHGLLLLEGQGIYRLGDSWYPVEAGDTIWMAPFVPQWYAALGKSKTRYLLYKDVNRNPLI from the exons ATGCAATCTTTCTCTGCATTTTCTGCGCAATTTCTCTTCCTTGCTCTTATCTTTCAGA CAGGTTTTGTGAGAATCTCATTCTGCCAAGAAGGGTTTTGCTCTGCGCCGTCAATCTTGGAGGAGCAGCCACTCTACTGGAAGGCCACCAACCCAACTCTCTCACCTTCACATCTTAAAG ACTTGCCGGGGTTCACGCGCAGTGTGTACAAGAGCGACCATGCTTTGATCACTCCTGAAAGTCATGTCTTCGGCCCTTTGCCCGAGTG GAGTGACACATTGGGTGCTTATCTCATCACACCTTCGATGGGCTCACATTTTGTCATGTACTTAGCAAAGATGCAAG AAAATTCAAAATCAGGACTTCCACCGAAGGATGTTGAGAG GTTCGTATTCGTGCTTCATGGTGTGGTGACTCTCATTGATGCATCGAGTGCCAAGCACAAGCTAGAG GTCGATTCATATGCTTATCTTCCTCCAAATTCGAGACACTCATTGGACTCTAGTGCATCTGCTACGCTTGTTGTACTCGAGAGAAG GTACGACTACTTGGAAAAGCATGCCACCGAGCAGATAATTGGTTCAACGAGTGAGCAGCCCCTTCTCGAAACTCCAGGCGAG GTTTTTGAGCTTAGGAAGCTTCTTCCCACTTCTTTGCCTTACGATTTCAACATTCAT ATAATGGATTTCCAACCTGGTGAATTTCTAAATGTAAAG GAGGTTCACTATAACCAGCACGGTCTACTGCTTCTCGAAGGGCAAGGCATCTACCGGTTAGGCGATAGCTG GTATCCGGTCGAAGCTGGCGACACGATTTGGATGGCGCCGTTTGTGCCTCAATG GTATGCCGCGCTAGGCAAGTCCAAGACGCGCTACTTGTTGTACAAGGATGTCAACAGGAACCCCTTAATTTGA
- the LOC131009545 gene encoding (S)-ureidoglycine aminohydrolase isoform X2, which produces MQSFSAFSAQFLFLALIFQSFVRISFCQEGFCSAPSILEEQPLYWKATNPTLSPSHLKDLPGFTRSVYKSDHALITPESHVFGPLPEWSDTLGAYLITPSMGSHFVMYLAKMQENSKSGLPPKDVERFVFVLHGVVTLIDASSAKHKLEVDSYAYLPPNSRHSLDSSASATLVVLERRYDYLEKHATEQIIGSTSEQPLLETPGEVFELRKLLPTSLPYDFNIHIMDFQPGEFLNVKEVHYNQHGLLLLEGQGIYRLGDSWYPVEAGDTIWMAPFVPQWYAALGKSKTRYLLYKDVNRNPLI; this is translated from the exons ATGCAATCTTTCTCTGCATTTTCTGCGCAATTTCTCTTCCTTGCTCTTATCTTTCAGA GTTTTGTGAGAATCTCATTCTGCCAAGAAGGGTTTTGCTCTGCGCCGTCAATCTTGGAGGAGCAGCCACTCTACTGGAAGGCCACCAACCCAACTCTCTCACCTTCACATCTTAAAG ACTTGCCGGGGTTCACGCGCAGTGTGTACAAGAGCGACCATGCTTTGATCACTCCTGAAAGTCATGTCTTCGGCCCTTTGCCCGAGTG GAGTGACACATTGGGTGCTTATCTCATCACACCTTCGATGGGCTCACATTTTGTCATGTACTTAGCAAAGATGCAAG AAAATTCAAAATCAGGACTTCCACCGAAGGATGTTGAGAG GTTCGTATTCGTGCTTCATGGTGTGGTGACTCTCATTGATGCATCGAGTGCCAAGCACAAGCTAGAG GTCGATTCATATGCTTATCTTCCTCCAAATTCGAGACACTCATTGGACTCTAGTGCATCTGCTACGCTTGTTGTACTCGAGAGAAG GTACGACTACTTGGAAAAGCATGCCACCGAGCAGATAATTGGTTCAACGAGTGAGCAGCCCCTTCTCGAAACTCCAGGCGAG GTTTTTGAGCTTAGGAAGCTTCTTCCCACTTCTTTGCCTTACGATTTCAACATTCAT ATAATGGATTTCCAACCTGGTGAATTTCTAAATGTAAAG GAGGTTCACTATAACCAGCACGGTCTACTGCTTCTCGAAGGGCAAGGCATCTACCGGTTAGGCGATAGCTG GTATCCGGTCGAAGCTGGCGACACGATTTGGATGGCGCCGTTTGTGCCTCAATG GTATGCCGCGCTAGGCAAGTCCAAGACGCGCTACTTGTTGTACAAGGATGTCAACAGGAACCCCTTAATTTGA
- the LOC131009546 gene encoding cyclin-H1-1, which produces MADFTTSTHRAKWIFTPQALKEKYKEANKRAKQALEKYGATRMEVDVDGSFSYAEPQTDAKASADKHSRPKALKTEEEQLMRAFYEFKIQDVCDAFKFPRKIQATALIYFKRFYLQWSVMEHHPKNIMLTCIYAACKAEENHVSAEELGKGIEQDHHMILDNEMLVLQSLGFDLIVYSPYRPLEGFITDMQDFGDAKERQPEIMKNFHESAKAEVDKIMRTEAPLLFPPWQLALAALRRSCELHKAIDFERYLKNVHSRQHPAHGISELNLNMNAIDGLINKLETPTSKDVKHIDRKLKSCLDPTSHEKSKKRKHRSKEGSNEMHDM; this is translated from the exons ATGGCGGATTTTACGACTTCGACACACAGAGCGAAGTGGATATTCACGCCTCAGGCTCTC AAGGAGAAATACAAGGAGGCTAATAAACGAGCTAAGCAAGCACTTGAGAAG TATGGAGCTACACGGATGGAAGTAGATGTTGATGGATCCTTCTCTTATGCTGAGCCACAAACTGATGCAAAGGCTAGTG CTGACAAGCATTCACGTCCGAAAGCTCTCAAGACAGAAGAAGAACAACTAATGCGGGCTTTCTACGAGTTTAAAATTCAAGATGTTTGTGACGCCTTCAAGTTTCCACGTAAAATTCAG GCAACTGCTCTTATCTACTTCAAAAGGTTTTATTTGCAATGGTCCGTGATGGAGCATCATCCAAAGAATATCAT GTTGACATGCATATATGCTGCTTGTAAGGCAGAGGAGAACCATGTGTCTGCGGAGGAGCTTGGGAAAGGAATCGAACAGGATCATCATATGATTCTTGATAATGAAATGCTGGTTCTTCAG AGTCTAGGATTTGACCTTATAGTTTATTCACCATATCGACCACTTGAAGGCTTTATCACTGATATGCAG GATTTCGGTGATGCAAAAGAGAGGCAGCCTGAGATTATGAAG AATTTCCATGAATCTGCCAAAGCTGAAGTTGATAAAATTATGCGTACAGAAGCCCCCCTTCTGTTCCCACCCTG GCAGCTAGCATTGGCAGCTTTACGAAGATCTTGTGAGTTGCATAAAGCCATCGACTTCGAGAG ATACCTGAAAAATGTGCACTCTCGGCAGCATCCAGCTCATGGCATTTCAGAGCTCAACCTTAACATGAATGCAATTGATGGGCTG ATTAATAAGCTCGAGACCCCTACCTCGAAAGATGTGAAGCACATCGATAGGAAACTTAAATCATGCTTGGATCCAACTTCACATGAGAA GAGCAAGAAACGAAAGCACAGATCGAAGGAAGGTTCAAATGAAATGCATGACATGTAA